The genomic segment GAAACAGCATCTTTTTATGTATGGATCTATCTATTATGTTTCAGGATCTGAGTTGTTTGTCTcttgattttgttgtttttgtttcaCTATGTTACTTTTGGTATAGAGTACTGATTGCTGGACTCTGAAGTATGTTTATTATTGTGCTACTGACACAGGTAGCAATCCTATTGATGTTACTGATTCAAGTTGGCAAATATATGTTCAAGTGGGAAAGGGTCAACAAGATAGTTGCAACACTTTGCTTGGCTTTGCAGCTGTTTATCGTTTTCACCGATACCCTACTGGCATGAGGCTACGTCTTGGTCAGGTTTGATTTTGTCtgtgtttttatattttttagacatagcttttgtgtgttttaatAATAGACAATTGGTGAATTTACCAACATAGACTGGTAAATAGGATGTGAATTTGTTGTTGGCGGATATTAATCGTACCTCCCTACCAACGAAAGGGTTATGGTCGTACTCTTCTCAAAGTGCTCAACAATGTTGCAATATCGGAAAATGCTTGTGACCTAACTATTGAAGAACCAGTGGATTCCCTTCAACACGTGAGAGCCTGCATTGATGTGCAGCACCTGCTTGATTTTGAGTCGATCCATAAATCACTTGATCCGCTTGTTTCACTGTTGAAGCACAAAACTTGTCAAGAACAGCCAGCCAATTCGATGTGGACCTTCACAGAAAGTGTCTTCGTGAAGCCTAGAGTTCAACGTTGTATTTTGTGGAAACTTGAATTAAGAAAATGGTTGCTTTAGAACAACAACCAGAATTTGTTGAGGCATTTATGTGCGTTAACGGTTGTCTTTGTATCTGCCGTCAGCCTTGTTTTTGAGAAAGAGGAAATTATAGGCAATTTGAGAAAGAGGAAATTATAGCAATGGACTCGTTGCACATTGCCAATTTTTTATGTTTGAAAACTATGGTTGATGAGACATGCACAAATTAGGCTAGTTTGCCATTTATATTCCAAGCTTccttcattttaaaaaattaatattacacCTTTTGTTCTTTTGAACACCCTTTTTACAGTTTAATATTTCCTAATTTGatatgtatttttaattaacaCCATTCTAAAACCAATttattattatgttatattttaattttatttcttgATTCTGGAAATACATCTCACACTGTTAGAAGTTTGTATATCTGTCTAAATCTAATATGATATCATTAGTTTGGTATGCTCATAACAAGATATATCTATgctaaaaaaatagtttttttgacagaaaatatatatataaccaaGTTTGTATCACATATTTCAAAACcattttaccaaaaaaaataaatctaaaaaagCACAAAAAGAACAAAAAAGTGATATTAAGAATTATATCAAGTCTAGAAGTAATTTTAAGTACGACCATATTAAAATTTAGTTAgggaaaattgaaaatttggcATATATATTAGTGACAAAAACTTACGTGAAACGGTcacacgggtcgtattttgtaagacggatctcttattttggtcatctatgaaaaaatattattttttatgttaagagtattagtttttattgtgGATATAGGTAGACCCACGTCTAACATATAAAGATTCataagactgtctcacaaaagacctgcTCTATATTGGTTTATGTACACGTTTTGTTTTCTATATTATTAGTTCACTTTTAATCATCCATCTTTTATGGacaattttcatatttttttatcgAATATGCGAAAATAGACACGGATGATATGTTAATTACATGTCAGAACCAAATCAACGTCACatcaaaaaatattaaacaaaGATACAGCTAAaactaaaattttgaaaatataaagacttaaaatcacaaaaaaacaaatatagatgctaaacttttaaatttctAATTTAGTTATTATCCTTAAAAGATATCAGAAAATTCTTCAAAACTGTATCAGAAAATGATACTTTTAGGTAAAATAAAGTTTGATGATTTAGAGATTTCAACATGAAAAATTAGTGGAATAAGTCTGTtcatattttataatttgtcTGCGACTAAAAGACATTAATAGCTCTGATAAACAATAAAATGACATGTTATGCCATTAGGGTTTTAAGTTCCTCTCTCAAATTGTTCTTATAGTTGAGGTTCCGCCCGCCGCCGGACAACCCCTTCCAGGTTCGCCTCCCTGCCTCTCTCTCGCACACGCACACGCACACGCACACGCACACGCACACGCTCACGCTCACGCTCACGCTGGTTGATGAATTTGATCTATTTTTTTAGATCGAAAATTATCTGGATTGATTTCTAATTTGAAGTTTCGTTTCTTCTTCGCTGATTTGTTGCAAATGCAGGTGTAGTAGTTGTAGGATTGAGAGAAAATGGTTGAGAAAACGAAGGGAAGAAAGGATGAAGTGGTGACGCGGGAGTATACCATTAACCTCCACAAGAGGTTACATGGCTGGTATGCTTCTTAGGAATCATCGCTTTCTTGAATTTTTGCACTGCTGGGTGTATGTGGGAAGTTTTCTTATGATTTTAGCTTTATCTGGTTTGCTTTCCTGAATATTTTTTGATATTTCTCTGTGGCTCACTAGTGTTTTGTAAATTGAGTGGATGAGTAGAGTTGATATGTGGGCATTTGCTGACGAGGAGATGCAAACTATGAGGTATGTTTCTGAAGAACAAAACATGAATCAAGGGGTAAGCAAAATGGATCACCGATAGAAGAAAGTTGAAAGTTTTACCTAAGACACGGAACTAGGGAGACAGAACTCGTGCTTATTGGAAACTCGCTATATGGATTTTGTTTATATAGGGTAGAATGGCTTGCTTTCCTGAGACGCCTGTCGCCTGATGTAAAAAAATATGGAACTGTATTTGTTGAGAAATGTGTCTGGAAAACTTAGCGTCTATGTAAGTACATATAATAGAGGAAGAATTTTTTGGAGGACGGTGATCCATGGCATTTGTTGGGGTATCTGGTTAGAGATAAATAGAAGAgtctttgaagatctggaagACAACGTAGAAGAATGTTGGGAAAAAATCAAGATCAAGATAGCAAACTggattgaaagagtttcagagTTTAATGATACTTGATCTTTTAAGAGACTGGACTTATGTTTATTGctaatttcatgattttatctTTCTTGGTAATGGACCACCAATCCACTTCATGTAAAAGAAACActcttttttaataatattatcaaGTTTCTTATCAAATTGCGTTGGGAGGTAATGCGGATCAGCAATATAACGTCTTCTTTAAAATGTCTCAATACGTGTTCTCTATTTGCCTTCACATTCGAGCCTTTTGCACTCTCTTCTAATGTGACTTCAATCGATTAACTTCTTAGATTATCATGGCTAccatatttttatcattttattcatgtttatcACATCTCTGTCTCCACTGATGGTTGGCTTCATGCATCAGTTCTTATCTTTCAATGTTTTTATGTTTACAGTTCCATGCCTATAATTAATACTGGTTTTTGATATATTCTTTtccatttcaatacaattctttCTTCGTGGATATTAATTAGCACCTTTAAGAAGAAGGCTCCCAATGCCATCAAAGAGATCAGAAAATTCGCACGGAAAGCCATGGGTACCACTGATGTGAGAGTGGATGTGAAGCTTAACAAGCAAATTTGGAGCAGGGGTATTCGAAGTGTCCCAAGGAGGGTCAGAGTTCGAATTGCTCGCAAGAGGAATGATGACGAGGATGCCAAGGAAGAGCTGTACTCCCTCGTTACTGTTGCAGAAATCCCTGCTGAAGGATTGAAGGGCTTGGGTACCAAGGTTATTGAAGAGGAAGACTAGATTACCTATTGCAGTATCAATCTTTTTGTGTCAATTTTCATTGTTTTATGATTGCTTAGACAAGTATTAATCGTGATTATCCTTCACGGTGACATTAATGATTAAACTAAGCTCTTTATTTGTGCAATTGAGGATATTAAATAAGTAAATTAGTCGAGTCGGTCGGTCACATACGAAACAATCGTGATTTATGTGTATATATACTGCTTTGAAAGAGCAATCGCGTTAGAAATTCGTGGCATCAAATTATATGTTCTGATAGCATATTTTTAATCATAATATAATTTCCAAGGATCACCATACTCGAGTTCTGATTTTTAGTTAAATATTGAAACGATATTTGTCCTATCGTTTTTTTGGTTCGCCAATCAATCTGATTTCGATGaatgtttaaaatttatttgCTCATTTAAGAGGCATATTAGAATGGCAGTTGCTCATTGTTTTTGCCCTTATTTTCTTCAAGAAGATCAGATTTGGTTGTTCAAATATCTAACAATAATTTCAGCTTTTTTGGTCCCTGTTTCATCATGTTCAACGAAAATAGACGTTCTAGATAAGATGATCGGCAACACTGCATCCAAGGGCAAATATAAAACTAACAAACTTGTGTATGATCGATGGGAGAACCTAATTGAAAGCATGTGAATAAGtaccaaaa from the Primulina eburnea isolate SZY01 chromosome 3, ASM2296580v1, whole genome shotgun sequence genome contains:
- the LOC140828699 gene encoding histone acetyltransferase type B catalytic subunit-like, with translation MGTKHHSSSDPIFDQKKRRRVGFSKSDAGVEANECIKIYLVSNKEEVDSPDSFQIEPVDLNHFFEEDGRIYGFQGLQINVWISSVSLHSYADISFDSSSDGGKGKTDLKSSLQNIFAQNLFEKKDDFLQTFSSEYNYVKNIVSSAGVLQNNASNSCNSNSTDCWTLKYVYYCATDTGSNPIDVTDSSWQIYVQVGKGQQDSCNTLLGFAAVYRFHRYPTGMRLRLGQILIVPPYQRKGYGRTLLKVLNNVAISENACDLTIEEPVDSLQHVRACIDVQHLLDFESIHKSLDPLVSLLKHKTCQEQPANSMWTFTESVFVKPRVQRCILWKLELRKWLL
- the LOC140825890 gene encoding large ribosomal subunit protein eL31; protein product: MVEKTKGRKDEVVTREYTINLHKRLHGCTFKKKAPNAIKEIRKFARKAMGTTDVRVDVKLNKQIWSRGIRSVPRRVRVRIARKRNDDEDAKEELYSLVTVAEIPAEGLKGLGTKVIEEED